The stretch of DNA TGCAGAAGACAATTGGTCGCTCGTATTGTCGGGTCGTCGTATCGAAAGGTTGCTCGACTTAAAGGAAGAATTGACGGTGCCTGTACATGTGATTCAACTCGACGTTCGAGACGCAGACGCCGTAAAAAAAGCAGTTGATTCGCTACCCGCTGAGTTTTCATCGATTACAGCGTTGGTTAACAATGCAGGCTTAGCCTTGGCACCGGAAGGCGCACCTGATGTGGATTTAAAAGATTGGCACACTATGATCGACACGAATGTCACTGGATTAGTCAATGTCACGCATGCTCTACTTCCGAAGTTAATTGAAAGCGGTGCGGGCAGCTCAATCATCAACGTAGGCTCAATTGCTGGGCAATGGCCGTATCCAGGAAGCCATGTGTATGGCGCAAGCAAAGCGTTTGTAAAACAGTTTAGTTACAACCTACGTTGCGACCTACAAGGCACAGGGGTACGAGTGACTGACCTCTCCCCTGGCATCGCAGAAACGGAATTTACTCTAGTAAGAACCAAAGGCAACCAAACGGCTTCAGACAATCTTTACCAAGGCACCACGCCATTGTCAGCAGAAGATATCGCCGAGCAGATGTTTT from Vibrio splendidus encodes:
- a CDS encoding SDR family NAD(P)-dependent oxidoreductase, which gives rise to MDKIAFITGATSGFGKAAAKRFAEDNWSLVLSGRRIERLLDLKEELTVPVHVIQLDVRDADAVKKAVDSLPAEFSSITALVNNAGLALAPEGAPDVDLKDWHTMIDTNVTGLVNVTHALLPKLIESGAGSSIINVGSIAGQWPYPGSHVYGASKAFVKQFSYNLRCDLQGTGVRVTDLSPGIAETEFTLVRTKGNQTASDNLYQGTTPLSAEDIAEQMFYIATLPDHININRVEVMPTRQAWSPFAIDRD